Proteins encoded together in one Acetobacteroides hydrogenigenes window:
- the rfbC gene encoding dTDP-4-dehydrorhamnose 3,5-epimerase has translation MQFIETKIPGLTIIEPKVFLDNRGYFMESFKEEEFRKAIGSINWIQDNESKSSKGVLRGLHLQTGDFAQAKLVRVVVGKVFDVAVDVRKGSPTYGQYVGVELSDENHRQLFIPRGFAHGFLVLSDTCIFQYKVDNIYCKESEDGFHYESFGIEWPTIDKGFIISEKDAILKLA, from the coding sequence ATGCAGTTTATTGAAACTAAAATTCCTGGGTTAACAATTATAGAACCTAAAGTCTTTCTTGACAACCGAGGATACTTTATGGAATCGTTCAAAGAAGAAGAGTTTAGGAAGGCTATAGGAAGTATCAATTGGATTCAAGATAACGAGTCGAAATCTAGCAAAGGGGTTCTTCGTGGATTACACCTCCAAACAGGAGATTTTGCCCAAGCAAAGCTGGTTAGGGTTGTTGTTGGAAAGGTTTTCGATGTTGCTGTTGATGTTCGTAAGGGATCACCAACCTACGGTCAGTATGTTGGCGTTGAGCTTAGCGACGAAAACCATCGTCAGCTTTTTATTCCTCGAGGATTTGCCCATGGCTTCCTTGTTTTAAGCGACACCTGTATCTTTCAGTACAAGGTCGATAATATCTACTGCAAGGAAAGCGAGGATGGCTTTCACTACGAATCGTTTGGAATAGAGTGGCCAACAATAGATAAAGGGTTCATTATTTCTGAGAAGGACGCTATTCTAAAATTGGCTTAA
- a CDS encoding LTA synthase family protein yields MSYKGGHLAALKYLFREYFGYLLFWAAFFFTSRLLFMAVNFRDTKSIAAADYPGMLIHGLHMDLSMIGYLALLCGLFFVVISWIRPQLAKGVVAGVNLIFIVLLSVVVISDAVLFGYWGFRMDATPLLYLKTPGEAAASLNLAQLILIPLLMVGYGLAWWFIYRKFVNKRTTVDARLPWWSILLISLNIIPIRGGFGISPMNPGKAYFSKDAYTNQATVNVAWNVFYSLNKLKDTDKEYRFMDSKEAEAIVAEMYKQSGETSYILNTPKPNVIVLIMESFVSNITETLGEEKGVTPNLDSLMREGVLFTRIYNDGQRSEKGLVSVLSGYPAQTTTSIIKHNAKVLKLPVLAKDFKANGYSTAYYYGGDIGFANMRTYLISSAYDRYVTQDDFSADQLQSKWGAQDGYVFDRLFNDLKREQGPFFYTFFTSSSHEPFDVPMKTVIPGNDDDSKFKNSAHYTDKCLGEFIRKAKKSSWWNNTLIVIVADHGRSCPSSLKMFDEKRNRIPMLWIGGALKVKGAKIDKLGVQHDLAATLLAQLKMDSKRYTFSRNLLDKNFKDWSMFTFNNGFGYAEGSSVVVYDNVGNVYSQEINPTDEVKKKGKALFQVYNHHFVGL; encoded by the coding sequence ATGAGCTATAAGGGAGGTCATCTGGCTGCGCTGAAGTACCTATTTCGCGAATATTTTGGCTACCTACTTTTTTGGGCAGCATTCTTTTTCACTTCTCGTCTTTTGTTTATGGCGGTAAACTTTAGGGATACCAAAAGTATTGCTGCCGCCGACTACCCTGGCATGCTTATTCATGGCTTGCACATGGACCTTTCCATGATTGGGTACCTCGCGCTACTATGCGGGCTGTTTTTCGTAGTCATCAGCTGGATACGCCCCCAGCTAGCAAAGGGTGTTGTAGCTGGGGTTAACCTGATATTTATAGTTCTGCTTTCGGTAGTGGTAATCTCGGATGCCGTTCTTTTTGGCTACTGGGGTTTCAGAATGGATGCCACCCCGCTCCTCTACCTCAAAACGCCCGGCGAAGCAGCTGCATCGCTAAACCTAGCTCAGCTTATTCTGATTCCGCTGCTCATGGTTGGTTACGGACTAGCGTGGTGGTTTATCTACCGAAAGTTCGTTAATAAAAGGACAACCGTTGACGCTCGCCTTCCTTGGTGGAGCATACTTCTGATATCCCTAAACATAATACCTATCCGTGGAGGTTTTGGCATATCGCCCATGAATCCGGGTAAGGCATACTTCTCGAAGGATGCCTACACCAATCAGGCAACCGTTAACGTGGCTTGGAATGTTTTCTACTCGCTTAATAAGCTAAAGGATACCGACAAAGAGTACCGCTTTATGGACTCCAAGGAGGCTGAAGCAATTGTTGCAGAGATGTACAAGCAATCGGGAGAAACCAGCTACATCCTTAACACGCCTAAGCCTAACGTTATTGTGCTAATAATGGAAAGCTTTGTAAGCAACATCACCGAAACGCTTGGCGAGGAAAAAGGGGTTACGCCCAACTTGGATAGCCTAATGCGCGAAGGCGTGCTGTTTACGCGTATCTACAACGATGGGCAGCGCTCGGAAAAAGGGCTGGTATCGGTTCTGAGCGGCTATCCCGCGCAAACCACCACCTCCATCATAAAGCATAACGCCAAGGTGCTTAAGCTACCGGTTCTGGCAAAAGACTTTAAGGCTAACGGCTACAGCACGGCCTACTACTACGGCGGAGACATCGGGTTTGCCAACATGCGCACCTACCTCATATCGTCGGCGTACGACCGCTACGTTACCCAGGACGACTTTTCGGCCGATCAGCTGCAGTCGAAGTGGGGAGCACAGGATGGATACGTGTTCGACAGGCTTTTTAACGACCTAAAGCGCGAGCAAGGCCCCTTCTTCTACACCTTCTTTACCTCGAGCAGCCACGAGCCCTTCGATGTGCCCATGAAGACGGTAATACCCGGGAACGATGACGACTCGAAGTTCAAGAATTCGGCCCACTACACCGACAAATGCCTGGGAGAGTTCATCCGTAAGGCAAAGAAGAGCAGCTGGTGGAACAACACGCTTATCGTTATTGTTGCCGACCACGGCAGAAGCTGCCCCAGCAGCTTAAAGATGTTCGACGAGAAGCGCAACCGAATTCCGATGCTATGGATTGGTGGCGCGCTAAAGGTTAAGGGCGCTAAAATCGACAAGCTTGGCGTTCAGCACGACCTTGCCGCAACGCTTCTTGCGCAGCTGAAGATGGATAGCAAGCGCTACACCTTCTCGCGCAACCTGCTGGATAAGAATTTTAAGGATTGGAGCATGTTTACCTTCAACAACGGGTTTGGCTATGCCGAGGGAAGCTCGGTGGTGGTTTACGACAACGTTGGAAACGTTTACTCGCAGGAGATTAACCCTACCGACGAGGTAAAAAAGAAGGGAAAGGCGCTTTTTCAGGTATACAACCACCATTTTGTAGGCCTTTAG
- the surE gene encoding 5'/3'-nucleotidase SurE has product MTEIQRPLILVSNDDGINAKGIAALVEVAKQLGRVVVVAPEQGQSGMSHAITSAIPVRLRHVREEENVSWYAVSGTPADCIKIAMYEVLNRKPDLVISGINHGSNSSVAVIYSGTIGAAVEGTLYGIPSIGFSLLDHSANADFTAAKRWFAPIIKKVLAKGLPHFTLLNVNIPNIPSEKIKGYAHCRVTHGKWSEEYEKRTDPQGKSYYWLTGFFQNDEPGATDTDEWALANGYVAVVPVYVDWTNHAFLNQMKQEWRFDEELAKKE; this is encoded by the coding sequence ATGACAGAAATACAACGTCCGCTTATTTTAGTATCGAACGACGATGGCATTAACGCCAAAGGGATTGCCGCACTGGTTGAGGTGGCCAAGCAGCTTGGTCGCGTGGTGGTAGTGGCGCCCGAGCAGGGACAATCGGGAATGTCGCACGCCATAACATCGGCCATCCCCGTTCGCCTTCGCCATGTTAGGGAGGAGGAAAACGTATCGTGGTACGCCGTAAGCGGCACCCCTGCCGATTGCATCAAAATAGCGATGTACGAGGTGCTCAACCGAAAGCCCGACCTGGTGATTTCGGGAATTAACCATGGCTCCAACTCGTCGGTGGCCGTAATCTACTCGGGAACCATAGGCGCTGCCGTGGAGGGGACGCTCTACGGGATTCCATCCATTGGCTTCTCGCTGCTCGACCACTCGGCCAACGCCGATTTTACCGCCGCCAAGCGCTGGTTTGCCCCCATCATCAAAAAGGTGCTCGCGAAAGGGCTGCCCCACTTCACCCTGCTCAACGTAAACATCCCCAATATACCATCCGAGAAGATTAAGGGGTACGCCCACTGCCGCGTTACCCACGGAAAGTGGAGCGAGGAGTACGAGAAGCGCACCGATCCGCAGGGAAAAAGCTACTACTGGCTTACCGGATTCTTCCAGAACGACGAGCCGGGCGCTACCGATACCGACGAATGGGCTCTTGCCAACGGCTACGTGGCGGTGGTTCCGGTTTACGTAGACTGGACCAACCACGCATTCCTCAACCAGATGAAGCAGGAATGGCGGTTCGACGAGGAGCTTGCTAAAAAGGAGTAA
- a CDS encoding glycosyltransferase family 4 protein — protein MDKLVTINLLICLTFSISAAIGFIIVPRIVMISRRKGLYDFVNERKVHTTQVPRLGGVSFLPALLFSVSFVMGIRYLIGLEVPDSISNSVLIETLFLLCGMVVLFFIGLADDLISVSFRYKLLSQIMVALLMILSGVYVNDMHGFLGIHAIPSWAGYLLTIILVCFVINAINLIDGIDGLASGLSSIALASLGFWFLGQGLFVYSMLALAMLGVIIPFFIYNVFGRKYKIFMGDTGSLLIGYLIAFLSAKLCMVSVSGPVFDFKGAPIFIFAILFIPLFDAARVFIERMRAGKSPFYPDKTHIHHKFLALGFSHRQTMVAIILIEGAVIMVDIILSQYLDITLMFFANIVLGVFMMLVLHRIQSKIDEDEAEHTPLTPFKRVSVEKINERV, from the coding sequence ATGGATAAATTGGTTACTATCAACTTACTTATTTGTTTAACTTTTTCGATTTCTGCAGCAATCGGTTTTATTATTGTCCCCCGAATTGTAATGATATCAAGGCGTAAAGGCCTTTACGATTTCGTAAACGAACGCAAGGTGCATACAACGCAGGTTCCCCGACTGGGTGGGGTTTCCTTTCTTCCCGCACTTCTTTTTTCCGTATCGTTTGTAATGGGTATTCGATACCTAATTGGACTAGAAGTTCCCGATAGCATTTCGAACAGCGTTTTAATCGAAACGCTATTTCTACTGTGCGGAATGGTTGTGCTGTTTTTTATAGGCTTAGCGGACGACCTAATTTCAGTTAGCTTTAGGTATAAGCTGCTAAGCCAAATTATGGTAGCACTTTTAATGATTCTATCCGGCGTTTATGTTAACGATATGCACGGCTTTTTAGGAATACATGCTATTCCTAGTTGGGCTGGTTACCTGCTAACCATCATTCTTGTATGCTTTGTAATAAACGCCATTAACCTAATTGATGGAATTGACGGTCTGGCATCGGGCTTAAGTAGCATAGCGCTAGCCTCGCTAGGATTTTGGTTTTTGGGGCAAGGGCTTTTTGTTTATTCTATGCTGGCGCTTGCCATGCTTGGCGTTATTATACCCTTCTTTATCTACAATGTTTTTGGCCGTAAGTACAAAATATTTATGGGCGATACCGGCTCCCTTCTGATAGGTTACCTTATTGCATTTTTAAGCGCCAAACTCTGTATGGTTTCAGTATCGGGGCCTGTTTTTGATTTTAAAGGAGCTCCTATTTTTATCTTTGCCATACTTTTTATACCACTTTTCGATGCGGCACGTGTGTTTATAGAGAGGATGCGTGCAGGCAAATCGCCTTTTTATCCTGACAAAACGCATATTCACCATAAATTTTTGGCTTTAGGTTTTTCGCATCGTCAAACAATGGTTGCCATAATACTGATTGAAGGTGCTGTTATAATGGTTGATATTATTCTAAGCCAGTATCTGGATATTACCCTGATGTTCTTTGCAAACATTGTTTTAGGCGTATTCATGATGCTTGTACTCCACCGTATTCAGTCGAAGATTGACGAGGATGAGGCAGAACATACGCCTCTTACTCCATTTAAAAGGGTAAGCGTAGAGAAGATCAACGAAAGGGTTTAG
- the rfbA gene encoding glucose-1-phosphate thymidylyltransferase RfbA — MKGIVLAGGSGTRLYPITQTISKQLLPIYDKPMVYYPISVLMLAGIRDILIISTPHDTPHFQELLGDGSQFGVNFQYKVQPSPDGLAQAFILGEEFIGNDDVCLVLGDNIFYGYGLTGMLHRSVKTVENERRSVVFGYYVNDPERYGVVEFDNEGKVLSIEEKPQAPKSSYAVVGLYFYTNDVIQVAKNVKPSARGELEITSVNQEYLNRGKLNVELMGRGFAWLDTGTHKSMLDASQFIETIEERQGLKVACLEEIAYNRGYITAEQVKKLAAPMAKNQYGQYLLRLVKEG; from the coding sequence ATGAAAGGAATCGTACTTGCAGGTGGAAGTGGAACCCGTCTCTACCCTATCACCCAAACCATATCTAAACAGCTTCTTCCGATTTACGATAAGCCTATGGTCTACTATCCGATATCGGTGCTGATGCTAGCAGGAATTCGCGATATCCTAATAATATCCACGCCCCACGACACCCCCCACTTCCAGGAATTGCTTGGGGATGGAAGCCAGTTTGGCGTTAATTTTCAGTATAAGGTACAGCCATCTCCCGATGGTTTGGCACAGGCCTTTATACTTGGCGAAGAGTTCATTGGGAACGATGACGTTTGCCTTGTTCTTGGCGATAACATTTTCTATGGATATGGGCTTACAGGAATGCTCCACAGAAGCGTTAAGACAGTTGAAAACGAACGTAGAAGCGTTGTTTTTGGCTACTATGTAAACGATCCAGAACGCTACGGCGTAGTAGAATTCGACAACGAAGGTAAAGTGCTTAGCATTGAGGAAAAGCCACAAGCACCAAAAAGCAGCTATGCAGTAGTTGGCTTATACTTTTATACCAACGATGTCATCCAAGTTGCCAAAAACGTAAAACCCTCCGCTCGTGGCGAACTAGAAATAACATCTGTAAATCAAGAATACTTGAACAGGGGCAAACTTAACGTCGAACTTATGGGACGAGGTTTTGCTTGGCTCGATACCGGAACGCATAAGAGCATGCTAGATGCAAGCCAATTCATCGAAACGATAGAGGAGAGACAAGGCTTAAAAGTTGCCTGCCTAGAAGAGATTGCCTATAACAGGGGGTATATTACCGCCGAACAGGTTAAGAAGCTTGCTGCCCCCATGGCCAAAAATCAGTATGGTCAGTACCTCCTTCGCTTAGTAAAGGAGGGTTAA